Proteins from one bacterium genomic window:
- a CDS encoding carbohydrate binding domain-containing protein, with product MQRLRLMLTLLLSALMVLACRPAPMTPAIAPVATEAPLLRGQLQLPEGYGTQATAGQVRANATVTLLDLSTFQAKGTGITAPDGSFTVQALGSFTPVLGTLYLLESSKALGGTSNAAFRLRTLVQFNAGGWTSVSGAAIQLSPMTTAVAVLWDHLGLSAADVIGKVTRDPSTGLHQASALTATLSAAKVQEIEGLVNQALLLSMDPVQTIRPGPGDAFRLTLENASLNLLVNAGFEEGSTPPSNWKLHNTANASYSLDTAAPYEGRRSLRIAYTSAGDNWLGQGYDGTNGRTPLRLVAGRTYTYSVYARGAVGGEKLALAFNYQVPFGEQRSTIFALTTGWKRYSWTFTSAYSTSQAIALVRFNDSIGQAVGATLYVDAAQLEEGGIGSDYQAQTKLLIDGIANAYEGAGVTPSAGRVGKGIVVDNGVNIASNSLSPLQNTSFEVDSNADGVPDGMTRTGPAALCSLDATNALFGQYALKMDRSGGATTEIVNYPSYYPFKPGRYYTVSIWVKGQNISGAPDNSNFGLYLDQRTPTGAYGGSPRMAAPTGTFDWTRLSVSFYWNPACDHLDLYPIFRNKTGIAWWDGLQVEEGMMPTPYAGDGTSVDRLTVDARPLNPAQGTISFWYRPAYDWSDDRGNGYLMGMTNAADDAIVFLRKNRTAAGGQSLTLAVHDGANWRTADWFASTEAWKADTWHHVGLTWGARNSELFVDGECVAVSDYSGAIYFARQLRLLYFSGLGNNAGYCLNGTIDGLKVWDAQRDPIAIRRDALGVTAL from the coding sequence ATGCAACGTCTTCGCTTGATGCTGACCCTCCTGCTTTCGGCCTTGATGGTGCTCGCGTGCCGTCCAGCGCCCATGACGCCTGCGATCGCGCCGGTGGCCACAGAGGCGCCGCTCTTGCGCGGCCAGCTCCAACTGCCGGAGGGCTACGGGACCCAGGCGACGGCGGGCCAGGTGCGCGCCAACGCGACGGTGACCCTGCTCGACCTATCGACCTTCCAGGCCAAGGGCACGGGCATCACTGCCCCGGACGGCTCCTTCACCGTGCAGGCCCTTGGCTCGTTCACCCCCGTCCTGGGGACGCTGTACCTGCTGGAGTCCAGCAAGGCGCTAGGGGGCACCTCGAACGCGGCCTTCAGGCTGCGGACCCTGGTGCAGTTCAATGCGGGCGGCTGGACCTCCGTCTCGGGGGCCGCGATCCAGCTCTCGCCCATGACCACGGCCGTCGCCGTCCTCTGGGATCACCTGGGCCTTTCGGCCGCGGACGTCATCGGCAAGGTGACGCGTGATCCGAGCACGGGCCTGCACCAGGCGAGCGCTCTGACGGCCACCCTGAGCGCCGCGAAGGTCCAGGAGATCGAGGGCTTGGTCAATCAGGCGCTGCTCTTGTCCATGGACCCGGTGCAGACCATCCGGCCGGGCCCGGGCGACGCGTTCAGGCTGACCCTCGAGAACGCCAGCCTGAACTTGCTGGTGAACGCGGGCTTCGAGGAGGGGAGCACGCCCCCTTCGAACTGGAAGCTGCACAACACGGCCAACGCCTCTTACTCGCTGGATACCGCGGCCCCCTACGAGGGGCGACGCAGCCTGCGCATCGCCTATACCAGTGCGGGTGACAACTGGCTCGGACAGGGCTACGACGGCACGAACGGCCGAACCCCTTTGAGGCTCGTGGCGGGCCGTACCTACACCTACTCGGTCTATGCGCGCGGAGCAGTCGGGGGCGAGAAGCTGGCGCTCGCCTTCAACTATCAGGTTCCCTTCGGCGAGCAGCGTAGCACGATCTTTGCCCTCACCACCGGCTGGAAGCGCTACTCCTGGACCTTCACCTCCGCCTACTCGACCTCCCAGGCGATCGCGCTCGTTCGCTTCAACGATTCGATCGGTCAAGCGGTCGGAGCGACCCTCTACGTGGACGCCGCCCAGCTGGAGGAGGGCGGCATCGGCAGCGATTACCAGGCGCAAACCAAGCTCTTGATCGACGGCATCGCCAATGCCTACGAGGGTGCGGGCGTCACCCCGAGCGCGGGGCGCGTCGGCAAGGGGATCGTGGTCGATAACGGGGTCAACATCGCCTCGAACTCGCTCTCGCCCCTGCAGAACACCAGCTTCGAGGTGGATAGCAACGCCGACGGCGTGCCCGATGGCATGACCAGGACCGGACCTGCTGCCCTCTGCTCCCTGGATGCCACCAACGCCCTCTTCGGGCAGTACGCCCTCAAGATGGATCGCTCGGGCGGCGCCACCACCGAAATCGTTAACTATCCCTCCTACTACCCCTTCAAGCCCGGTCGGTATTACACCGTTTCGATCTGGGTCAAGGGCCAGAACATTTCAGGGGCCCCCGACAACAGCAACTTCGGGCTCTACCTGGACCAGCGCACCCCCACGGGCGCCTACGGCGGGTCGCCGCGCATGGCGGCCCCCACCGGGACCTTCGACTGGACGCGGCTCAGCGTCAGCTTCTACTGGAACCCCGCCTGCGACCACCTGGATCTGTATCCGATCTTCCGCAACAAGACGGGGATCGCCTGGTGGGATGGTCTTCAGGTCGAAGAGGGAATGATGCCCACCCCGTACGCGGGCGATGGGACGAGCGTCGATCGGCTGACCGTCGATGCCCGCCCGCTGAATCCTGCCCAGGGCACGATCTCGTTCTGGTACCGCCCCGCCTATGACTGGAGCGACGATCGAGGCAACGGCTACCTCATGGGCATGACGAACGCGGCCGATGACGCCATCGTGTTCCTGCGAAAGAATCGGACGGCCGCGGGTGGCCAGAGTCTCACGTTGGCGGTCCATGACGGGGCGAACTGGCGCACGGCTGATTGGTTTGCGTCCACCGAGGCCTGGAAGGCGGATACCTGGCACCACGTGGGGCTGACCTGGGGTGCGCGAAACTCGGAGCTGTTCGTCGACGGAGAGTGCGTGGCGGTGAGCGACTACAGCGGAGCGATTTATTTCGCGCGGCAGCTGCGTTTGCTGTATTTCTCGGGCCTCGGCAACAACGCAGGCTACTGCTTGAACGGGACCATCGACGGGCTCAAGGTCTGGGACGCGCAGCGGGATCCGATCGCCATCCGGCGCGACGCGTTAGGTGTAACAGCTTTGTAG